In the genome of Caldisphaera lagunensis DSM 15908, the window ATCTTATTTATTTCACCACGTGATCCTATATTTAATTGGACATCTCCTTTAAAGCTTGTTGTCCAAGCGCCTTTTAGTTCTATAGCATCTCCCTCATTTATTTTCCCAGCCTGATTTCCCCACATTGTAAGTTTTATTCTGCCGCTTTCATCTCCAACTATGGCTTCGCTTATTGTTCTATCTCCTCTTTTTGTATGGATGACCTTTGGCTCGTCAACACTTAAAACCCTTACCTTAATAGAGACATTATCTTCCCCCTCACGGAGGTCCGATACCTTACGATTACCTTCACTCAAGATTACATTCCTCACACTATTTATTTACACCCTACTGGGCAATTAATTTTTTAGAGGACTGTGGTTAAAAGTTTTCTCTTTTTGTTATCAGATCCTTTTTTAGATGATTACTTCCTTTTTAGAAGTATCAATATAAAAGTTTGTTATATTGTTAAGAGCTCTTTGTTAACAAAAAATGGTTATTCAAATTGGTAGAATTCGTTGAAATCATGATTATAACAAAAGAACTATAAGAGATGGATCAGAATCGATGAGAAGTAAATCCTGGAGAAAGTAGCAAAATATAAAGAGTCGAATAATTAATTTTTATAATTTGTTACATCTTTCATTTAAACTATTTATTATACCAGGACCCATGTATAAAATAGCCGTATAAATTTCTGCAGCATTAGCATATTGTAATATTTCATTAAGTTGTTTACAACTCATAATTCCTCCTACACCGATAATTGGTATTTCATTTCCACCAACTTCTCTAGCTTTTTTGATCATAGCTTTTGAAAGTTTATATAACAATATTCCGCTTAACCCTCCTCTTTTTACACTTATTCTGTTATCTTGTATTGGTAATGTGTTTGATAAGACTAAGCCAAATCCTTCTTTATTAGCAATTTTTGCATATTCTCTTATACTAAATCCTGGACCTATTTTGATAAAAATCTGTTTTTTAGAAGCTGTTAATGTTGGTATAATATCCTTCCATTTGCCTTTATATGTAGGGCTTGATAAATTAATTTCTATCCCTTGTATGTTTTCGCTCATATATTTATTTAAATAAATTATTTGTTCTTCTATTTCAAAGAGGTTAAATCCAGCAACGCTTATAAAGATCGGATAATTTATCTTTGAAACCCTAGATAAAACCATGGGTAATCCATCATTGTTTAATCCCATGGCATTAACCATGGAATAAGGCAAAATTCTAGCAACTCTAGGAGGTTTATTTCCAATCCTTTTCTTAGGTGTAGTTGAACCAATTACAATAAATCCAGGATTAAAATGGGATAGAAATTTGGCGTATTTTCCATTTTTATCTAATCCAGCTGCAATACCAACTTTTCCACAAACCTTAGCTGAACCTATTTCGTATTGATGTTTGCATTTACCTTCTGGCAAGGGTATAGAAAAAATTAGATGGCCTATTCTCATAGTTATTTCTGGATGTACATACTTAACACTTTTTGAAATCAAATTAATCATGGACTCTGCTATGCTCATTTTTCCACTCTATTATTTTATTGATTATAGAAATTAAAATTAAAGATGACCCCTAATGCTTTTTGGCATAATAGGTTGAATTGATCATATTTAAATTTAAAAATTTTTATTGAAATCCATTTATATGAGATACTATGGACAAGGATTATTCAGATAAAATAAGGAAGGCTATAGTTAAATACAATAGATATAGATCACCTGAAGCTGTGGCCAGAGTTATAAAAAGGGAGGGAAATTTAGTTTATGTTAAGATTGAAGGTACTTATTGCGAGACATGCGGATTATATGATTGGATTGAAGATTTAAAATATGTATTTGAAGAATACGGCTTAATTTCAGATATTATTGATATAAAAAACGATGAACCATCTTTTGATTATAGAATTGCAGTTTTTAAAATTAAAAATCAATAATTATTTTGTAATTTTCCATTTTATATTATTATCATTAATTGCCTCTATTAAACCTTGTTGTCTTAAGCATGAAATATATCCTCTTATTGTATTTTCTGCAAGCAGATAAGCCCCAATGCTTGGTTCTTCACTTTTATATATTGAGGTTAATTTCTGTGTTATTGATGATAAGCACATAGGCTCTACTAATAGCTTTTTAATTTCTTCTTCAATTTCAGTTATTTTCTTAATATTGCTCTCAATTAGTTGAGATGCTTCAGAGCTATTAACAATTGGACCGTGTGAAGGAACAATAATATCTACTTTTGATAGCATATTTAAAATCAAATTAAGGCTTTCTACGGACTTGCATGGATATTGATGATAGGGTATTCCATATTTTGTCAAAACTTTATCTCCAAATAATGAATCTGCTGCATATAATACACCATCTGGAGTTATTACTCCTAATTGTCCCTGTGTATGGCCTGGTAAAGGAATTAACTGTAAAGGTCCATAAGTATTTTGATCTTTGCCTATTAATTTCGTAGGATTTATAGCCTTAGCCTTAAATGGTAATATGTTATCTTCATGATTTAGCATGTAACCAAATGTAAGTAATGCTCTAAGACTAGGATCCCTAACGGCTGGTGCATCTATTTCAGAAACAACTATTTCATTTACAGAAAATCCTTCTCCAAGAACTGCTATATGGTCACTATGATAATGCGTAATGAAGGCTATGGATTTTTTTGGATTTAATTTATTTAACATAGATTTTAATTCTTTAGGTCTTTTCGATCCTTGTCCAGGATCTATTATATAAACATTATTTTCTTCATCCTTATAAAACAATGTTGCTGGACTTCCTTTATATAAAAAGGTATTTCCCTTTATATTTTCTAATCCCACATTAACACCCTTTTTAGCGTATATACAATAAAATTAATAAACATGTTTTTAGAAATATTCAACTTATATAGCAATAATAGATTCCTTTACAAAATGGTTTTCTCATTAGTTTGGGATTATATTTTGAAGGAAACGAGATTTAAAGAACTCCTTTTTAGAATTTTCATTGCAATTTAATTAGTTTATTAATTAAGATAATTTTCTCTATTAGGAGAATATTATAATAGAACAAACAACAAACTTCACTCTTTAGGGTTCAGATAATGCTAGCTTGAGGTACACATTTCTTTTAAAATATGAAATTCTGAAGGATCTCCTAAAATTACTAACCCATCTCCTGCATCAAGTTTAGTATCTCTAGTAAAATATGGTGTGAAATTATTTTGTTTTTGAATTAAAATTGGCAAAAGTTTAGTAGGAATTTCAGATATTTTTATTCCATCGCATTTAGATCCTTTTTCTACATAAAAGAATCCTACTGCATAGCCATGTTTTTTAACTGCTCTTGAACTATCTTCGGTAGATTCTAAAAGTATTCCTCCAATATTATTTGACAATGCCAGGCTAGCCAAGGCTCTGCCAATGAACCTCCTTATTCTTATAACTTGATATGCACCGGCCTGCTTAAAGACATCAGTTAGACTTTCATCATGAATTACAGTAATGATTCTAGCATTTGGATTTAGGCTTTTCGTTCTTATAAGTGCTGTCATATTTTCCAAATCGTTATCTAATGCTATTAGAACCACAGAGGCCTCCTGTACGCCAGAATTTTTTAATTCTATTTCGCTTGAAGGATTACCAATTATTACACGTGGAGAATTTATTTTCTTTGCTATTTCTTCATTTTTTACAATCATTACATAATCTGCTTTAATTCTATCAAGTTCTTCTGCAACTTCTATCATTTCACCTAATATAACTATATGATTTTTCATATGGGCAGCTCTCCATCTAGCTCTTGCATCTATCCATACACTTCTTCTAGATAACGTCATAATTATACCGGTTATTAAAGTTGTATAAATAGCAACAGATGAACCAACTAATATAGTTAAAAATATTTTCTCTAATGATGGCATTTGGTTTATAGCTGGTGCGTATAAACCAATAGTTGTTATAAGGCCTACCGATGCATAAATTGCTGAAATTATATCAAGGTGTTGATAATATATGAAAACTTCAGACGTTATTATTATAACTAATGCTATTGCAATGAGTTGGGGAACGATTCTAGATATGATGCTATAGGGTGCAAATATAATTTCTAGTATATCTAATAGCCATTTTTGCTTTGTTCTCATTTTTTCACCGCTATTCGTTTTTTAAAATATAAAGCAAGTTAAAAATATCTTTTATCTTGAAGGAATTATCTTTTGATAGAAATCTTTTATATTCAATTGTGTTAGAATGGCATTTAAGACTTAAAACAAAATTAAGGTATAATGTAATAATAAAATTATTTAATTTTTAAATCAAAATATTTAAAATTATAATTGGTGTTAAAGCAATATTGATGCTTCTTTATAGATTGGGTCTAAAAATTCATAATTTTCATCAATAATACTTAATTTCTTCAAATTATTCAAAATATTATCGAGAACACTAGTAGAAATTGTACTACCTTCCTCTTTTTGGATACAATTAACTATCTTACTCCAGCTATTCGTTCCTCTAGCTATGCATCTCATAACTGTTCTATAACGTCTTGCTACAACAGGGGAGACGTTATTTTTCATCTCGATCAAGTTATTAATCTCATTTAAAGCAACATTTATTGCTATATTCTTTACTCTTTTCAAATCTCTATTGTTGGAAAATTGATTTCCGGCCAAAGCTAGCCACCCTGGAATACCATCAAACATTTCAATAATACCATGTATTACGTTCTCATCAACATTTAATCTTAACTCTTCGAAACCTTTTCTTAAAAACAGCTCGCTTTTGTCTTTATCAAACCTCTCTAACGTTATTTCATGATAGTATCTCCCATAGAGTGGTGATTCAGAATTCTCTATACCTAAAAATTCATGAAGTAGTCCTACTTCAGAGCCAGTTAAAATAAAGGTTAAGTTTCTATCATAATCATAAGCATGAGCGATGCTATCCTTTATTTCCTTTGATAAAGGCCCTCTTAATTTTTGAGCCTCATCTATTCCTATTATTATTCTTTTCTCGTTTAAATGATCAAAAAGATCTGATAGAGTTACATATTCTTTTCCTTTCCATTTTAATTCTATACTATTACCAAGAATACTAATCCCTCTTATTTTACTTAATATTTCAAGAAATGTTGAAAGTTTAGATGATATTGCGTTGGAGAATAGTGAGTACAAATTCCCCTTACTATAATTAGGGGGCAAATTTCTACAATCTATTATAAAATGTGGTATTTTTAACTCATTAAGTACAACTTTTAGTATCGATGTTTTACCTATTCTTCTAACCCCAGTTATTAAAATTAAAGGTCTATTGATATTATTCATTATTTCTTCAATCTCTTTTTCTCTATCAAACAAATCTCCTTTATTCTCTTTAGGTCTTTCATCAAATAACAACTTCTCCCCCAGAAGTTAACTTCTCCCCCAGAAGTTAAAACTTATAAAAGAAAAAAGTTTATATAAGATACTCAATATTTTTACAACTTAATGAAAGCCTCCCCCTTTGAGGTTGGTTACTTATTATTAATAAGAGGCAAAGCCTTATAAAAACACTAATTAAAGAACATAATTATGAATTGATATCAATTGGTAGCTATAGTAGAGTAGCCTCAGTAAAAGTAGGTACGCTTTATATCTTAACGGAATTCTTTAAATAGACTTATAAAAATGTTGTGAAAAATATTTAATTTTTTAGTACTATTAATATATATAGAGTAATAAAAAATAATAAGGTGATATTTATGGAGATCTTATTAAAGACAGGTCCCGTTAGAATGAGTGGATATGCATTAAAGCTGCGTAGAGCAGCAAATGCAGCTTTTCGCAAATTATATGCTGAAAAGAAAGTAGATCCTAAAGTTGTAAATCAACTATTAACTGATCTAAACAAAAATTTATATGGAGTTTTAGTAGAAAATTATAATATTCCAAAAGATATAATAGTTAATATACAAATAGTATTTGATTTGAATGATAATAGTATATCAATAAAGGATATGGATTTAACAATTTATGATAAAAATGAGATTTTAAGTAAAGAATTAACAAAGGAATTTAAGAAACTATTAAAAATAAATGCTTAATATTGCTAAGTGAATTTCTTATTTATAATATATGAGAGAAATAATAAACATTATTAGGTAATACTAACAAATAATAATAAGGAGATTAAATTGCAAATAGTCCACATGTCTGATTTACATGTAGGGGCAAAACCCCGCAATGAAAAAATAATATATAATGATATTATTGATGCATTCAATGAATCTATGGATTTGATAATAAGGGAAAAGCCTAATTTGTTAATAATAGCTGGCGATTTGTTCGATACGCCAAAACCAGATAATGATTCTTTAAAAATAGTAATTAATAGGTTTAAGGAAGTAACAAATCATGATATACCAATAATTTTAGCTCATGGAGAGCACGACACTCCAGGAAGAAAGGAATCCACGATATTGCAAGTTTTATCATCTGCCATATCTAATGTTTATGCTCCCTTATATGAATCTAAAGGTAATGAAGATGAAAATACAATGTTTTTGAATATAGTAAAAGAAAGTAAAATAAGTACAAAAAATATTGATATATATGTATATCCATATAAAAAAATAAATTTGGACATGAGAAAAAATTTAGCAGATAAGCTGTTAAAAATATATGATAAAGAAATAAGGTCAAATGGTAATAAAAGTGTTTTTGTAGCTCATTTTTCGATAGATCCATATTTGTTATTTGATGCAGTAGCTGATGTTCAAAAATTACCTAATGCTAACTATATAGCGTTAGGCCATATACATGAAAGAATAATAAATAAAAAAGATAAGTTTTTTGTTTATCCAGGTTCGTTATATCCATTAAGTATAAGTGAAATTAAGCATAAAAATAGAGGTCCAATTCTTGTTGATTTATCAAAAGATGAGCCAGACATTCAAGAATTAAAAATAAATCTAAGAGATAATTTGTTTGCTAGGATTTCAATTGAAGATGAAAAGGATATCATAAATAAATTGAGAGCTGGAATTGAAGTAAAAATTAGAGAGACATTAAATAAAAATAAACAACCCATAGTATATTTAGATATAGAAAAATCTAAGGATATTTATGCAAGATCTATAATACAAGCTATTACAAAAATTGAAAACGAATTTAATGTACATATAATTCCAGAAATGAAAAATAAAGAAAAGAAGGAAAGTTCATATAGCGTAAAGGCATTAAGCAGAAGTGGTTTAGATCCTTTTAACATACTAGTCAATGAACTAAAATTAGGCGATAATACTGCTAAACTATTGCTTGATTTAAGAGATGCAACACTTGAAGGAGACGAATCAAAAATCGTTGAAGTATTAGATAAGTTATCTAAAGAAAGTTTAGATGAATTGAAGAGGTTGATTTAATATGGGTTATTACATTTTGGATTCATTAGAAATTGAAAACTTTTTAAGCCATAAAAATACCAAAATTAATTTTTCATCAGGCAGTTTAGCATTTGTTGGCGAAAATGGTGCTGGAAAAAGTAGTATTTTAGAGGCATTATATTTTGCGTTAACTTTAAAGCCTTGGAGGGATAGGGCATATTTAATAAATGCAAATTCAAAAAAGGCTGTAGTAAAGATTAGATTAAAAGAGCTTGAAGGAAATGATATGCTGGAATTAAGAGTAGATCTTGCAAAAAAAGGAAATGATAGCTTTACAACGGAAGTTATTTTAAAGAGAAATAATAAAGTTGAAGCAACAAGACAAGAAGATTATAAGAGATTAGTAAAACAATACCTTAACATGCAATCAGTTCCAGATATTACTGATTTTTTGCAAAGTTCAATAATAGTTAAGCAAAATACATTAAATGAAATAGCAAGCAAAATGACAGATAACAAAAAAGATTTCAAAGAATTAATAGAAAGAGCTTTAGGTATAGAATCTTATAAAGATGCCGAAGAGGGCCTAAAGAAAGTTGATATTAGATCTGAAAACCAAAGTATTGGTTTAATTTATAACATTAAACAAAGGCATCTTGACGAAGTGAATAAAAATATTGTAAGCAAAAAACAGGAATATGATATGATTATAAATAAAATAAATGAGATAAAAATTGAGATACAAAAGAAAGATAGGGAAAAACAAGAATTAGAAAATTTAATAAATAGCCTTAAAAAGCAGTTGGATGAAGAACAAGATAAAGTTTTAGAATTGAATTCTTTGAGAACAAGAAAAGAAGAGCTTTTGAAGTATTTGAATAAAAGGCAAAAAGAAATAGAAGAATTGCAAAAAGAAATAGAAGAATTGCAAAAAGAAATAGAAAATATTGAAAGTCAAAAAAGTGTAGCAGATTTATATGATAAGCTAAATGAATATGATAGTCTATCAATGGAATTTAAAGATCTGGAAAGCAAAATAAAGGAATTGGAATTTATAAAAAATAACTATGAACAAATGATAAAATATCAAGAATATGAAGAAAAATACAACGGATTGAATAGGGAAAGGGATGAAATAAATGATAAATTAAAAAAAGTCGAGATTAGTTTAAATTACTATAATAATTTATACAAGGAATATAAAAACAGAATAAATAAAATTAAAAATTTGAAAAATAATTTTAGGGAATTTGCAAATATTGATGTTGAAAAAGATTTAGATCAATTTATAAATCAAATTAATGAAGAAATTAAACAAATAAATAATGAGAAAGAAGAATTAGATAAAAAGATTAATAATATAAAAGAAGAGATTATAAAAAGGGAAACTGAAATTAAAAGAATGAAGGAGTATTTAAATGTATTAAACAATGAAGATGAAAAAAGTGTTGAATGCCCAGTTTGTCATACCAAGTTATCTGGAAAAACAATTGAAGATCTTAGAAATAACTATCTTAATGAAATAAATATTCATACAAACGAGCTTGACAAATTAAAAAAAGAAAGAGAATTATTAGATAAAAGTCAAAGAGAAATTGATGATAAACAAAATAAAATAAAGAATCTTATGCAAGAGATTACAATTTTTAAAGAACAAATAACCGAAGAAATGAAAGAGTCTGGTAAAAAAGCAAATGAACTAAGCTTGAATAAGAAAGAACTAGAACAAAAGTTAAATGAGATATCTGATAATCTTGATGATATTAAAGCCTTTCATGAACAATATTTAGCTGCAAAGGTTAACCTTGAAAAGAGTAAAATTGATTTAAGTAAAATTAATGAGAAGATAAATGAATATGAAGAAATGAAAAAAAGGTATTCAGATTTAGATAATAGTTTGAAAAATTTACTTAAACTCATTTTAGATACAACTAAAGTTAATAATGTAAGAAAGGCAAGAGAAATAATAAATAATGCAAGAGCAAAATATATGGGATTAGAAAATATTAAAAATAGTCTAATGAAAAATAATGAGGAATTAATATCTATGAAAAATGATTTAAATGATAACATGGTTGAATATAAAAATATTGAAGAAAAAATAAATCAATTTAAAAATATTGAAGAAAAAATAAATGAATTAAAGAATGAAATAGATGGCAAGATGATTTCATATCAAAATATTCTGAAGGATATTAGTAGACTTGAAGGTGAAAAGAAAAATAATGAGGATAATGCAAACAAATTAGAAAATGAAATTAAGGCGTTAGAAGAGATAAAGAATAAAATAATTGTTGGATTGGCATCTATTAACGTATTTAATAAGGTTCAAAGATCTCTTTATAATAATGCCTTAATAGCGCTTGAAAATGAAATGAATAATGTATTTTCAAAGTTTGGACTAGATTATTCTAGGATTGAGATCAGGGAAAACCAAGATGGAAATATAGGTGTATATGTAATAGATAGGAATGGTAATGAAAGGCCAATATCCGTATTAAGCGGAGGAGAACAAAGTGTTATAGCATTGGCATTTGTTATAGCGTTAAATAAGATAATTCAAGCCAAAATAGGTTTTTTAGCCTTAGATGAACCAACAGAGAGTTTAGATGAGCAGAGAAGAAAGATATTGATAGAAATCTTAAGTAAATTAACAGAAAGCAATGATAACTTACCTCCACCAATTTATCAATTATTAGTAATAACACATCATAATGATATAATGGAAAGCATTGATCAAGTATGCAATGTAGCAAAAGAAGATGGTATCTCTAAAGTTATATGTGAAGGTGATTAGGAATGGATTCTACTTTAATAAATTCAACATTAAAAAATAAAGATATTATATTAGATATTATTAAGAAAAACCCAAAGAGTCAATGTAATATAAAATGGAATCCTTTGCCTGAAAAAGTTGATTATGATATCGAAGTTTCCGCAGAAGATGGAGGAGATATGATTTCGGAGTTTGATACATTTACATTATATGTAGTAAAATCATGGGCTAAAACGTTTAATAACAATCTTAAACCAATAGAAAATGCTTTGATAGGTCTTTTATTACCTCCTAAATATACAATGTTAAGAGTTTCATTGTATAGGGAAATAATTGAGGCAAAATCATCATTAAATGCCATACCTAAAAATGGTATCGCTTTTTTTGATGGAAGCCTTACTCCTTTAATAGCATGGTGGAGACCTAGCGCTTCAATAAAAAATGGAGAAGAACTTGATATATTATTAGAAGAGGCTGATAATGAGTTAAAAAACGGGGGTTATTTTATTAATAAAATAGATGATTTATTAAATGAGTCATTATATCATCCATTAATACCGTTAATGCTTATGGATAAGGAGCAAAAAGATCAATTAAAACCCATGATAGATGCTTTTTTAGCCATGGAGATATTAGAAAAATTATATTTGTATAAAATATTATTAGAAAAAATATTTGAAAACAATTCATTACCAATTTTTATATCAAAGACTAGCAGATCAACTAGATTATGTAATTCAAATTTACCAGATGTGCATATAATTAAAAAAATGGTAAGATCAGAGCCAGGTTATGTCTATTGGGATGGAAGCTTAAACATGGGGGCATCAAATATAATTGGAGAAAAAAATATGAAAAAAATGTTCCCTAAACTAGGAGGAATAGAAGATTTTTATGAAAATAGATTGGGTATGGTAAGATTCTATGCAAGGTTCCAGCATGGAGCACCAATTTTACAAGTAGAAGCTTTATTTGATCAAAATAAGGGAATTCCTGATACTGAAGATTTTATTAATCAAGTCATTTCAAAAATAATTTTGATACCATTACAACAGGGCTATCCTACATCTCTAGTTTTTGCCCATAAGAATGCAGAAATTACTCATGATGATATGGAAGCCTTAATAAAAGTAGCAGGTATTGAGGGGGAGTTAAAGGAAAGGAGCATGTTATTGTATTAGGGGGGAAATAAAATGAGTTGTGGAGAAAATCTGGTAGGATGGATTGTCGGTGAAAGTAGTCCTGCAAGAAGTCTTGTAATATTTTCTCATGATAGCAAGTCTAATTTATCAGCAGGCATGTATTTGGTTACAGAAACACCTAAAGGTTGTGTTTTAGGTATATTAGAAAGCCTAGTATCAGGAAGCAGATTATTGCCTAATAGCGTTACAGATCCCAATTCTGTGAATTCCGTAATAAGTGCTATAAATCAAAATGAAATGCTCGGAGAAACTTATTTAAAAGGAAACGTTATGTGGTTAAGTTATTTGGACGCATTAAAAAATGGATCTATAGATTCTCCTAAGGTTCCACCATTTCCAGGGACAATAGTTTATTCTGCAAAAAAAGAAGATTTGGAAAACATATTTTCACCAAATGAGAAGGGATGGATTAAAATAGGAAAACTTTCAACTATAGATGTTGATTATAAAATTAATATAAATAAATTGCAAAGACATTTGGCAATTCTAGCTGTGACCGGTGGAGGAAAAAGCAATACAGTATGTATATTGTCAAGAAATATAATAAAGGAATTAGATGGAACAGTTGTTTTGTTCGATATGCATGGAGAATATGGAGATCTTGGATTAGGTGATAAGGCAAATATTAGGAAACCTATTATTAATCCGGCGAAGCTATCATTTGAAGAAATTAAGGATCTATCTAGGTTACCAGAAAATGCAATAAACCAAGAAAGAATATTAAGACGTGCTTGGTTAAAAACAATGGATGAATATAAAAAGGGGCAGATATCAGCTGCAGATTTTATGGAAAAATTATATGAAAATGCTAAAGAAGAAAAAGGTGACGCTAATAAAAGAGAAGTTGATGGAGCGCTTAATAAACTTGAAGACATAAAATCTATGTATGATGAAGTAATAGATCCAAACGCACCTTTAGAGTTAAAAGAGATCATTGAGCCTGGAAAGCTTACAATATTTGATTTGAGCGAATTAGATGAAATAGGTGCAGATGCTATCGTTAGTCATTTTCTAAGAAGATTATTGCAAGAAAGGAAGTTATGGAAGAGAACAAAATCTGGAAATGCTACCGGATATCCTGTACCAGCATTTACTGTTATAGAGGAAGCCCACATACTTATACCCAATAAAAGAAATACTCTAACATCTTACTGGGCCTCTAGGATTGCTAGAGAAGGTAGGAAATTTGGAGTTGGGCTAATTT includes:
- a CDS encoding ATP-binding protein, yielding MSCGENLVGWIVGESSPARSLVIFSHDSKSNLSAGMYLVTETPKGCVLGILESLVSGSRLLPNSVTDPNSVNSVISAINQNEMLGETYLKGNVMWLSYLDALKNGSIDSPKVPPFPGTIVYSAKKEDLENIFSPNEKGWIKIGKLSTIDVDYKININKLQRHLAILAVTGGGKSNTVCILSRNIIKELDGTVVLFDMHGEYGDLGLGDKANIRKPIINPAKLSFEEIKDLSRLPENAINQERILRRAWLKTMDEYKKGQISAADFMEKLYENAKEEKGDANKREVDGALNKLEDIKSMYDEVIDPNAPLELKEIIEPGKLTIFDLSELDEIGADAIVSHFLRRLLQERKLWKRTKSGNATGYPVPAFTVIEEAHILIPNKRNTLTSYWASRIAREGRKFGVGLILVSQRPKNVNPDVLSQTNNKIILKIVEPQDIEYVQDASEELSQDLADLLPGLNPGEAIIIGSMAKLPALVKIELCNSKKSGGDIDIVSEWSNINKSNESIDEDLKSVF
- a CDS encoding DNA double-strand break repair nuclease NurA; the protein is MDSTLINSTLKNKDIILDIIKKNPKSQCNIKWNPLPEKVDYDIEVSAEDGGDMISEFDTFTLYVVKSWAKTFNNNLKPIENALIGLLLPPKYTMLRVSLYREIIEAKSSLNAIPKNGIAFFDGSLTPLIAWWRPSASIKNGEELDILLEEADNELKNGGYFINKIDDLLNESLYHPLIPLMLMDKEQKDQLKPMIDAFLAMEILEKLYLYKILLEKIFENNSLPIFISKTSRSTRLCNSNLPDVHIIKKMVRSEPGYVYWDGSLNMGASNIIGEKNMKKMFPKLGGIEDFYENRLGMVRFYARFQHGAPILQVEALFDQNKGIPDTEDFINQVISKIILIPLQQGYPTSLVFAHKNAEITHDDMEALIKVAGIEGELKERSMLLY